In Leptospira fletcheri, the genomic window GTCCATGGAACCTCCGAAGGGCCTTTTGTCTTCCGGCGAATTCTTTGAGGAAATATTGAACCGAGTCTCCGAATTGAGATCCGGAAAGGAGGCCGTCGTTGGGAACCGTTAACGTAGTCAACGTAGCAGCGAAGCATAAGCTGGCGTGGTACCAAAAACTGTATTTCTATTCGATCGGAAACGGTCTCTGGATCACGTTGAAACATTTCGTCAAGGCCGCCTTTTTAAAAGGTGCGGTTACTTTGGAGTTTCCCGAAAAAAGAAGAAAATATTCCTCCCGTTTCCGCGGAATGCACAGCATGAAACGCGACGAACAGGGGCGGGAAAGGTGTACGAGTTGTTTCTGCTGTATGTGGATTTGTCCTGCGGACGCGATTCATATCGAAGCCGGACTTGTGACTCCTGAAATACAGCATCTTCATCCCGAAGATAAGTATGCGAAGAAATTCGAAATCGATCTGCTTCGTTGTATTTTTTGCGGTTTGTGCGAAGAAGCCTGCCCTAAAGGAGCAATCTACCTGGATGGACCTGCGGAAATGGCGGCGGACAATCGTGAGGATTTAATCCTAACGAAGGAAAGAATGATGGAGAAAAGCGGCGGGCCTATTTTGGGAGAGAGAAAATAACCGTTTAATTCCGGGCCGTTTGGTTTGGGTTCAGACTCTCTATCCAATCTTTTTGCATTGCTTTTTCCAGAAGAGGCGAATGCAATCTTTGGGAAGCATATTCTAGGCAAGCGCGAATGTCATCCCCTTCCAGTTGGGGATATTCTTGTAGAACTTCGGCAGCTCCAAAACCCAGAAAAATCCGATCCAAAATCTCCAATACGGGTATCGAAGTTCCTTTCAGGGTCGGCTTCCCGTTGCAAATGGACGGGTGAGAAACGATTCTGTCTTGGAGAAAGTTTTGTTCTTCCATGTAAGCAAGATAACAAACTTATCTCTTAGAATTTGCTTATAAATTTCGTGACTGAATGATTCCTTGAGGGATAAATCTCAAAACGATTCCCCCCAGTCGATATCGGGAGGAGCGCAGCCTACGAGATCTCCGGCAAAATAATGGGGAAAAATGTAAGCCATTTTTCCAGGAATAGGATCGGGGTCCCGGTAGCGAAGTCCGTCGATTCGGATGCTTCCTGTTTCATCCTGATAGATCTTAAAAGTCAAAGGAAGTTTGAAATTTCCTTTTCCGTACCGGAATTCCGCGTTCGATTTGCAGGACTGAAAACAGACCGAATATGCGTTTTCGGGATTCACACTGAAATTAGATCGGTGGCTTTGGTCTTTACAGTTGTGGCTGCATTCGTCCGGATCATCGGACTGAAAATCGAATTCGACAATCAGATGCCGGTTCTCTAGTTTAAAAAAACCTTTCGTTTTGGCTACGAGTTCTCCCGATCTTCTACTTTGCATCATTGCAGACGAAGGAGGAACGAGTAGAAGATGAAAACTGCTGACTTCTAGAGACAAACGCGAATCGACTCTAGGAAAAACTTTTTCCCAATTTAAACAAGTCTCTTTTTCGTTTCCTTTTAATAGAATCGGAACCGCAAAGAGAACCGTTAAAGTTGACAGCAGGATTTTCGATTTCAAGCTCATATATGAAAAGAGACAAAGTGTCCGGAACCAATATTATAATGAATAATTCCGCTCTGCGAGCAAAAAGAACGAAAGGCGATCCGCTTTTTCCGTTTCTTAGGAATGAAATTCGAAGTTTATTCGGATCCTTTTTTTGTCTGCTTCCTTTTGGAAGACATCCATCTGGGTTTTAATCGGGCGATCTTTTTATGAACGGGGCAATTCGAGTCGTGCGCTCCCGGGAGATATCCGGTACTTAGCAAAAATTCGTTAACGATTTCGCCGCCGGTAAATCGGAAAGTCTTCTTAAACAATTTGGTCCATTCGTCTCTGGATTTGGGATG contains:
- a CDS encoding NuoI/complex I 23 kDa subunit family protein — protein: MGTVNVVNVAAKHKLAWYQKLYFYSIGNGLWITLKHFVKAAFLKGAVTLEFPEKRRKYSSRFRGMHSMKRDEQGRERCTSCFCCMWICPADAIHIEAGLVTPEIQHLHPEDKYAKKFEIDLLRCIFCGLCEEACPKGAIYLDGPAEMAADNREDLILTKERMMEKSGGPILGERK
- a CDS encoding DUF433 domain-containing protein yields the protein MEEQNFLQDRIVSHPSICNGKPTLKGTSIPVLEILDRIFLGFGAAEVLQEYPQLEGDDIRACLEYASQRLHSPLLEKAMQKDWIESLNPNQTARN